The nucleotide sequence TGCCCTGGTCGAGGGCGGCGTGGATGATCCGTACGGAGTCCTGGTGGTCGGGATTGCCGATGGCACCGAACATCATCGTGCCGAGACAGTACGTACTTACTTCGAACCCGGTCCCGCCGAGTACCCGATAGCGCATGCGCGCACTCTAGGAACTGGAGTGCACTCCAACGCAAGGGCGATTCGGCCGATCTTTCAGAGCGTCCGGCCGAGGAAGTCGACGATCAACCGGTGCAGCACGTCGGGCCGTTCGAGATGGACGTCGTGCCCGGTGCCGGGCAGGCTGGCGCCGTGCAGCGAGGGCCGGAGCCGGACCATCTCGGCGTACTCCGCACCGCTGATGATCCCGCCCTGCTCGCCCTGCCCGAGGACGGTGAGGGTGGGGCAGGCGATCGCGGCCCACTCGTCCCAGAAGGCGCGGGTGGCGATCTCGTCGAGGGACCGCACCATGACCTCGGGGTCGAATCGGGGCCACAGCCCGTCGGGGCGTTCCTCAAGCCCGCGAGCCCAGCCCTCCCCTACGGGTTCGCGGCCGCCGCCGAGGTAGGCGGCGGCCACCTCGCGGGAGGGGAACGGCACCGGCCAGGCCCGCAGCCAGCCGCAGATCTGCTCCTGGACGCCGGCGTTCGCCCCGCCGGGGCCGGCCTCGACGAGGACGAGGGCGCGGGGGAGCGCGGGGTGGGCGGCGGCGGTCAGGAGCGCGGTGCTGCCGCCGAGCGATTGGCCGACCAACACGGGCCGGTCGAGGCCGAGTTCACCGACGACGGCGACGACGTCAGCGACGTACGCGGCACGGGAGACATCGCCGGGGTGGCGCTCGCTCGCGCCGTGGCCGCGCTGGTCGAGGGCGACGACGCGATGCCCGGAGTCCCGCAGGAGCCGCGCGGTGTCGTCCCATTCGCCGACGTGTCCGGCGAGCCCGTGGAGCAGGAGTACGTCGGGCCCCGAGCCGCCCCAGTCACGGCATACGAGCCGCACACCGTCACGTACCAGGATCCGCTCCGACCAGCAGGAAGATGTCATCCCACCATGATCCCCCACGAGTTGAGAGGCGGATCGACGACGGAGGCCCCGTACGGGGAGGAG is from Streptomyces venezuelae ATCC 10712 and encodes:
- a CDS encoding alpha/beta fold hydrolase, whose product is MTSSCWSERILVRDGVRLVCRDWGGSGPDVLLLHGLAGHVGEWDDTARLLRDSGHRVVALDQRGHGASERHPGDVSRAAYVADVVAVVGELGLDRPVLVGQSLGGSTALLTAAAHPALPRALVLVEAGPGGANAGVQEQICGWLRAWPVPFPSREVAAAYLGGGREPVGEGWARGLEERPDGLWPRFDPEVMVRSLDEIATRAFWDEWAAIACPTLTVLGQGEQGGIISGAEYAEMVRLRPSLHGASLPGTGHDVHLERPDVLHRLIVDFLGRTL